In a genomic window of Halanaerobiales bacterium:
- a CDS encoding Rid family detoxifying hydrolase produces MSKEIIYTENAPEPGNYSQAVQLGNTIYVSGQTADDPETGEAVHGSVAEQTELILTNIKNILESAGSSMKKVVKVNVYISDMKYKEEMDNTYKKFFDKNPPARIAMAVKGLDAGLDVEIDVIAEA; encoded by the coding sequence ATGTCTAAAGAAATAATTTACACAGAAAATGCACCTGAGCCAGGCAATTATTCACAGGCAGTACAGTTAGGTAATACAATTTATGTTTCTGGTCAAACTGCCGATGATCCTGAAACAGGAGAAGCAGTACACGGCTCAGTTGCTGAACAGACTGAACTAATTTTGACAAATATAAAAAATATTTTAGAATCAGCAGGTTCCAGTATGAAAAAAGTAGTGAAAGTAAATGTTTATATCTCAGATATGAAATATAAAGAAGAAATGGATAATACGTATAAGAAATTTTTCGATAAAAACCCTCCAGCAAGAATTGCAATGGCCGTAAAAGGGCTTGATGCTGGTTTAGATGTTGAAATAGATGTTATAGCTGAAGCTTAA